AAAACTCAAAGTAAGATGTAACGATAAAAAGATCAGATTATGTCGTATTCCTGGAAAAATGAAAAAAAGAATTTGGATTCGTCAAGGTGATGTTGTACTTGTAAAACCATGGGACTTCCAAAGTGATGAAAAAGCAGATGTTATTTGGAGATACACACGTACAGAAGCTAATTACCTTGAAAGAAGAGGATTCTTAAAAATATAATGTTGATATCAAAATAAATAATAAACATAATAGTTCGAAGAGGAATTTAAATGGATTTAGTAGAAAAATTAGAGCCTGTTCTCATCTTTGGAGCTATTATATTAGGTTTATTATTTAAAGATGTGACAATATTAAATCAAATCAGCCCCTATTTAATAAATATTTTTTTAGCATTAATGTTATTTGCAGTATTTCTGGATGTTCCTCTGGAAGATATTAAAAACAGTTTTTATAACAGACGATTTACTGTAACAAGCCTCCTGATTAACTTCTTATGGACACCATTATTCGGCTATTTTTTAGGTGATTTATTCCTACATGGAAATATTAATCTACTTCTTGGCTTTTTCATGTTAATTTTAACACCATGTACTGACTGGTATCTATTATTTACTAAAATGGCAAAGGGTGATGTTCCTCTGAGCTTATCTATTCTACCAATAAACTTAGTACTACAATTAGTATTACTTCCAGTGTATTTATTATTGTTTTTCTCAAATAGCAATACACTAAATATATTAAGTCTAGCAAATAGTCTTTTAACGTTTATTGTGATTCCTTTTATCACTGCACAAATTGTTAAATATGTCTTACAGGGAAGGTCCATTAAAAGTGAGATTATATCATTTTTCAGCAGTTACCAGACAATCTTTCTATGTATTGCAATATTCGGGTTATTTAATACAGAGGCAAGTAATCTTTTTGATAACATTAATATTATAGGAATTGTATTTATTCCATTGATATTATTCTTTATCATGAACTTTATCTTAGATTATATTGTAGCAAGAAGAAGTGGTTTTAATTATGAGGATTATGCTAGTTTAACTTTAACTACCTTAGCACGTAATTCACCACTTGCACTTGCTATAGCTATCAGTTCATTTCCAGATAATCAATTAGTTGCTATTGCACTAGTAATTGGGCCATTAATAGAGTTACCAGTATTGTATATTGTATCAAAAATACTATTACAAATACGTAAAAATTATTAGAGAATAAATAAAGAGATAATAGCATTAGAAAGGAGTTTTTTAATTGAATAAACATTACCGTGATGCAGATAATCAGATGCGTAAATTAGAAGAGACTAAGAGAATTAAAAGTTCCGAAGATAAACAAGTTTCTAGTGAAGTTTTTGATGATAAAACACTGAAAGTATTGTATAAATTAGCAAAACAGGGATATATTAATACTTTAAATGGTGTTATCAGTACTGGTAAAGAAGCTAATGTTTTTCTAGGTATTGATGATGATGGTAATAATGTTGCTGTTAAGATTTATAGGGTTATGACTCTTGATTTTAAGAAGATTAAAGAATATATTGCCGGAGATCCTAGATTCAAGACTCATGGAAATAACACTAGACAAATAGTTACAACATGGACAAGAAAGGAGTTTAAAAATCTTAGCAGATTATATAATTTAGGATTAAATGTTCCTGAACCTTACACTGCTATGGAAAATGTTCTTGTAATGGAATATTTAGATTATTCAGATAATGATGCTACAGCTGCACCACCACTTAGTAAAATTAAGTTAGATAATGCTGAGGAAGTTTTCGAGGAAATTCTTAATTTTATGGATATTGCATATAATGAGGCTGACCTTGTACATGGTGATCTTTCACAGTATAATATTTTATTATCTCATGGTCATCCATATATTATAGATTTATCACAGGCTACACTACGTAGTCATCCTTCCAGTAGAGAATTACTTGAAAGAGATATAAAGAATATTGTATATGATAGTAAAAAATTTAAAGTTAATTTAGATTATGATTATGTTAAACATAGAATAATTAAAGAAGAATAACTATTTACTTTAAACAACATACCTATCATATCTTTTTTATACCAAGTTTTTTATATTAGTGTTAATATAGATAAATAATAGAATTAATATTAATATTGATGTAAAGAATGTTATTAAAATATTTGATTTTAAAAATAATAAAAAATAATAAATATTAATTAAATTATATAACAATAATAACAAGACAATACTTCAATAGTATTACTATCCCCAATCAGATAAAAAGAATAATAAATTTTTTTTCTATTTAATGAAGATTAGTTAAATAATATCAGTATACCTTTTTATCATTTATTAAATAGATAATGATTAGTATTGTAATCATATTAAATTACTTAAATTATACGACTTATGAGAAAAAATATTACACGAAAAGGAGCTTTTTTATAATGGTTAATACAGAGTACCTTAAAATACCAAAAGACAGAGTTGGCGTAGCAATCGGGAAAAATGGTAAAATTAAACACCAATTAGAAATTATTACTAAAACAGAATTGAAAATTGACAGTGATACAGGAGATATTGCTATAAGTTCAACTGATGAGACTGATGATCCATTAGCAACATGGAAAGCTAGATATATGATTAAAGCTATAGGTAGAGGATTTAATCCAGATATCGCATTAACTCTTGAAGATGATGAAATGATTTTAGAAATCATCAACTTACAAGATTATGTTGGAAAATCAAAGAAAGCATTAGTAAGACAAAAAGGTAGAATTATAGGTAAAAATGGTAGAACCAGACAGATTATGCATGATATGCTTGATGTTGAAATCAGTATTTATGGTAAAACTGTTTCCTTAATTGGTAAAATTGAAAATATTCAAATGGCTAGAGAAGCTATTGAAATGATTCTTGATGGTTCCAGACAGAAAACTGTTTATGCTTATCTTGAGAAGATGCATGATAAACTTAAAAGACAAGAATTTGATGAACTTGTTAATGGTAAACCGGACAGAAAGGATATTTTAAGAGAAGATTTAGATACTGATGAAAACTTTACTGATGCAGAAAAGGATTATAATAAAGATGCTATTAGTGAAGAAGATGAGGATGAAGATGAATTTGAAGAAGTTCCTGAAACTTTATGATTGATTTTTTTCTCTTTAATTTTTTTAGTAAAATATTCACCACCAACTAACTTAATTTTTTTTTATTTAAATTATTCATATTTTTTAATTGTGAACTTTTATTTAGAATAATATTTATGTTATATATCAATTACTTATCAAGACCCCCCAAAACTAACATATTTTTATCAAGTAGGGTATATACAATGGTTTTATATTGTATGTTTTACATATATAATTAATAGAAAAAATAATCGTTTTTAAATGATACATATGTATAAACTATTGAAATTACAACAAGTTTTAACATATTATCTAAAAAGAGAAGAACAATTATTATTAAATTAAAAGTAGAAAAAATAAAAAATAATACTTATAATTAAATAAGTAATATTAATATAAACGGAGGAATGAAATCCTTGGAACGTGATACATCCGATTTATTTAAAGAATTTAAAGAATTAACCGCGTCAGAATTCTTCAGACGTAACAAACAAATGTTAGGATTCTCAGGAAAAATTAGATCACTAACAATAGTATTCCACGAACTAATAACAAACAGTCTCGATGCATGTGAAGAAGCAGGAATTCTACCCGACATAACAATAGAATTAAAAAGATTAGGAAAAGACCACTACCTACTTAAACATGCAGATAACGGACCAGGTATACCAGAAGAATTCATAACCAAAGTATACTGTCAAATGTTCGCAGGAAGTAAATTCAGAAATATACAATCACGAGGACAACAAGGTCTCGGATGTAGTGGATGTGTATTACTATCACAAATGACAACAGGACAACCTGTAAAAATAAGATCAAGATACAAAGATGGTGATGAACTTAAAGGAGTAGAAATGACCGTAAAACTTGATGTTAAAAAGAATACAGGTATCATCTTAGACAGAAAAGAATTTGAAACTGATCGTACAGGCTCAGGAATAGAAATAGAATTTAAAGATGTATCATATTCCATGAGTGAACAAGGAGCATACGAATACATAAGACGTACAGTAATAGGAAATCCACACGCAAGAATAGTATTCAAAGACCCATCCGGAAGAAAATATACCTTTGAAAGAGCAACAAATGAAATACCTCCACTACCAAAAGAAGTACTACCACACCCAAAAGGAGTAACAGCAGACGATATAATATACCTCTGTAAAAGTACAAACAAAAAACGATTCAAAAACCTATTAATGGACTCATTATCACGTGTATCAGCAGCTAAAATCAAAGAAATCGAAGAAGCTACTGGAATCGACATGAATAAAAGACCAAAAAGTATAACATGGAAAGAAGCAGAAGCAGTAGTTAATCAATTCGATAAAATGAAATTTATGGCTCCACCAACAAGTGGTCTTAAACCAATAGGAAACGAACAAATAGAAAAAGGTATTAACGAAATACTATTACCAGAATTTTCAACAGCAATAACAAGAAAACCACAAGCATACCGTGGAGGAGTATCATTCATCATAGAAGCAGGTATTGCTTATGGTGGAAAAGCAGGAAGACTCATAGGAAATCAGAGAAAAGCAGAAATAATGAGATTTGCAAACAGAGTTCCACTAACCTTTGACCAAGGAAGCTGTGCAATAACAGAAGCTCTAAAAAGTATAGATTGGAGAAGATATGGTATAAGAGACCTTGACAATGCACCAATAACAGTATTTGTAAACATCATATCAACAAACGTACCATACTTATCCACTGGAAAACAAAGTGTTGCACCAGAACCAGAAATAGTAAGAGAAATCAGACAAGCAACAATGAAAATAGCACGTAAACTAGAAAAATACATAAGAACCAAAAAAGCAGCTAAAAACGAGGAAATGAGAGCAAAAATATTCGAAGACCTTGTACCAGTAGTAATCAAACAATCAGCACTATTAGCAGAAAAAGATGTTCCAGAGTATGACCATGTAATGGATGAAGTAACACACAAAGCAAAAATCATGGACATGAAAAACCGTCTTAAACAACCAGAAATTGAACCAATGAAAATCAAAACAGAAGAACCTAAAATGCGTCTAAAAACCGAAGTTGACGAAGATTTTGATGAAGAATAAACTCTTTTAAGAATAAATAATATGAAATAATGAGGGAAGAATTCATATGATGAAACATAAAGAAATTGCATTAAACAAGCTAAGAGGAATGGGAGATGAAGTACTAGAAGAAATACTTCAGGAAAGAGTACCTAGCTTACAAATACCATCAAGAGGAACTGGAAATATTATATATAATGAAGATAAACGATACTTTGAATTAGGTGACCGTACAGGAACTAGATCC
This genomic interval from Candidatus Methanosphaera massiliense contains the following:
- the eif1A gene encoding translation initiation factor eIF-1A is translated as MKKSNNKKNHNHNNNQNNGENIRVRSPRKGEIPGVVEEILGHGKLKVRCNDKKIRLCRIPGKMKKRIWIRQGDVVLVKPWDFQSDEKADVIWRYTRTEANYLERRGFLKI
- a CDS encoding arsenic resistance protein, with translation MDLVEKLEPVLIFGAIILGLLFKDVTILNQISPYLINIFLALMLFAVFLDVPLEDIKNSFYNRRFTVTSLLINFLWTPLFGYFLGDLFLHGNINLLLGFFMLILTPCTDWYLLFTKMAKGDVPLSLSILPINLVLQLVLLPVYLLLFFSNSNTLNILSLANSLLTFIVIPFITAQIVKYVLQGRSIKSEIISFFSSYQTIFLCIAIFGLFNTEASNLFDNINIIGIVFIPLILFFIMNFILDYIVARRSGFNYEDYASLTLTTLARNSPLALAIAISSFPDNQLVAIALVIGPLIELPVLYIVSKILLQIRKNY
- a CDS encoding serine protein kinase RIO; amino-acid sequence: MRKLEETKRIKSSEDKQVSSEVFDDKTLKVLYKLAKQGYINTLNGVISTGKEANVFLGIDDDGNNVAVKIYRVMTLDFKKIKEYIAGDPRFKTHGNNTRQIVTTWTRKEFKNLSRLYNLGLNVPEPYTAMENVLVMEYLDYSDNDATAAPPLSKIKLDNAEEVFEEILNFMDIAYNEADLVHGDLSQYNILLSHGHPYIIDLSQATLRSHPSSRELLERDIKNIVYDSKKFKVNLDYDYVKHRIIKEE
- the top6B gene encoding DNA topoisomerase VI subunit B; the protein is MERDTSDLFKEFKELTASEFFRRNKQMLGFSGKIRSLTIVFHELITNSLDACEEAGILPDITIELKRLGKDHYLLKHADNGPGIPEEFITKVYCQMFAGSKFRNIQSRGQQGLGCSGCVLLSQMTTGQPVKIRSRYKDGDELKGVEMTVKLDVKKNTGIILDRKEFETDRTGSGIEIEFKDVSYSMSEQGAYEYIRRTVIGNPHARIVFKDPSGRKYTFERATNEIPPLPKEVLPHPKGVTADDIIYLCKSTNKKRFKNLLMDSLSRVSAAKIKEIEEATGIDMNKRPKSITWKEAEAVVNQFDKMKFMAPPTSGLKPIGNEQIEKGINEILLPEFSTAITRKPQAYRGGVSFIIEAGIAYGGKAGRLIGNQRKAEIMRFANRVPLTFDQGSCAITEALKSIDWRRYGIRDLDNAPITVFVNIISTNVPYLSTGKQSVAPEPEIVREIRQATMKIARKLEKYIRTKKAAKNEEMRAKIFEDLVPVVIKQSALLAEKDVPEYDHVMDEVTHKAKIMDMKNRLKQPEIEPMKIKTEEPKMRLKTEVDEDFDEE